The following coding sequences are from one Beggiatoa alba B18LD window:
- a CDS encoding LPS-assembly lipoprotein LptE: MLKPFLLNRQLFNLLTLLCLSMVLTACGFQLRGTIGYPMKTAYLQSENANRITTEVTRLLQDNGVTVTNKSEDAEIIVILRNEIIDRRVLSVSAITGRLEEIELNFRVELEVQNAKDKRVLQDKQVVSLLRDYSFDETAVLAKDTEEQVIKEDMFRDATAQVLRRLQMLKMPKSS, from the coding sequence ATGTTAAAGCCTTTTCTTCTAAATCGTCAATTATTCAACTTATTAACTCTGCTTTGTTTAAGCATGGTTTTAACAGCGTGCGGGTTTCAATTACGTGGCACGATAGGCTACCCGATGAAAACGGCTTACTTACAATCGGAAAATGCCAACCGCATCACCACAGAAGTAACCCGTTTATTACAAGATAACGGTGTAACCGTCACTAATAAATCAGAAGATGCCGAAATTATTGTTATTTTACGCAATGAAATTATTGACAGACGGGTCTTATCTGTCTCTGCGATTACGGGGCGTTTAGAAGAAATTGAACTGAATTTTCGCGTTGAGCTAGAAGTACAGAATGCAAAAGATAAACGTGTATTACAAGATAAACAAGTCGTTAGTCTCTTAAGAGATTACAGCTTTGATGAAACAGCCGTATTAGCAAAAGATACAGAAGAACAAGTGATTAAAGAAGACATGTTCCGTGATGCGACGGCACAAGTCTTACGTCGCTTACAAATGCTAAAAATGCCCAAATCCTCTTAA
- the prmC gene encoding peptide chain release factor N(5)-glutamine methyltransferase has translation MHYTIQQTLQQAVPVLQQAGIESPRLEADILLTQVLGVQRSYLIAWSNRLLSDTEYQYFQVLITRRCAGEPIAYLTGHREFWSLDLLVSPAVLIPRPATETLVEQAIEHLNHLSNPVLADLGTGSGAIAIALAKECPAALIVAIDCQLDAICIAQANVQRLKINNVKLLCASWLNAIVPKSMDMLVSNPPYIAETDPHLTQGDVRFEPRTALTSGNEGLDDIRQLIQQAPLYLKNAGWLLLEHGYTQGEAVRILMQQQGFKHVSTIHDLEGQERVTIGQWFND, from the coding sequence GTGCATTATACCATTCAACAAACCTTACAGCAGGCCGTCCCTGTTTTACAACAAGCAGGCATAGAAAGCCCCCGTTTAGAAGCGGATATTTTATTAACGCAAGTGTTAGGTGTGCAACGCAGTTATTTAATTGCGTGGTCAAATCGGCTGTTATCTGATACTGAGTATCAGTATTTTCAGGTACTTATTACACGTCGTTGCGCAGGAGAACCCATTGCTTATTTGACAGGACATCGTGAGTTTTGGAGTTTAGATTTATTAGTTTCACCTGCTGTCTTAATTCCTCGCCCCGCAACTGAAACGTTAGTTGAACAAGCGATTGAGCATTTAAATCATCTTTCTAACCCTGTGCTGGCTGATTTAGGAACGGGGAGCGGTGCAATTGCTATTGCCTTAGCAAAGGAATGCCCTGCTGCGTTGATTGTTGCCATAGACTGTCAACTAGATGCAATTTGTATTGCACAAGCGAATGTACAGCGGTTAAAAATCAATAATGTTAAATTACTCTGTGCTTCATGGCTAAACGCAATAGTCCCAAAAAGCATGGATATGTTGGTTTCTAATCCGCCATATATCGCAGAAACAGACCCACATTTAACACAAGGGGATGTTCGTTTTGAACCTAGAACGGCATTAACGTCAGGCAATGAGGGACTTGATGATATTCGCCAACTGATACAACAAGCACCGTTGTATTTAAAAAATGCAGGTTGGCTATTGCTAGAACACGGTTATACCCAAGGTGAAGCGGTAAGAATATTAATGCAACAACAAGGGTTTAAACATGTATCAACAATTCACGATTTAGAAGGACAGGAACGAGTGACTATCGGGCAATGGTTTAACGATTAA